In one Alnus glutinosa chromosome 14, dhAlnGlut1.1, whole genome shotgun sequence genomic region, the following are encoded:
- the LOC133856596 gene encoding uncharacterized protein LOC133856596, which produces MALGLILGLGRAFRRKRTSSLDILSSKRAPRDYYKGKNCKPTGFHTRKGGYVVVKEKLPNYVVPALTDFKLKPYVSQCPVEVKTTVAAEAGK; this is translated from the exons ATGGCGCTGGGGTTGATCTTAGGCTTAGGAAGGGCATTTAGAAGAAAGCGGACATCATCCCTTGACATTCTCTCTTCAAAGCGAGCACCACGAGATTACTACAAAGGGAAGAACTGCAAACCCACTGGATTCCATACCCGCAAAG GTGGATATGTTGTGGTAAAGGAAAAGCTGCCAAATTATGTAGTCCCGGCTTTAACTGACTTCAAG CTAAAGCCATATGTCTCACAGTGCCCGGTAGAAGTTAAAACTACAGTTGCAGCTGAGGCAGGAAAATAA
- the LOC133857136 gene encoding uncharacterized protein LOC133857136 isoform X1 codes for MRGRSRPHDQTPLSSLPSDRSHHSGRNIFCLIKLREISPRTKHVPKRQWGEASKPGPKSEAARDPRRGLLSWVEAETLRHLSAKYCPLVPPPRSTIAAAFSHDGRKLASTHGDHTVKIIDCQTGSCLKVLSGHRRTPWVVRFHPLHPEILASGSLDYEVRLWDANTSECIGSRDFYRPIASIAFHAKGDILAVASGHKLYIWHYNKKGEASSPTIVLKTRRSLRAVHFHPHAAPFLLTAEVNDLDSSDSSMTCATSLGYLRYPPPAVFVANVHSNERVSLIAELPLMSFPFLFVPSFAIDDSQIELQHAGLSSMQVEPAASIQLQMDANEARHYDIMASPMETFPAIPTGSHSGMEDTANNHFTSGTGSGVYDPTVNAMEIDEMQTVGRSQRGSSPNLDTVGGINTAFCGARGYIPTRLDLAEFGKFHQFLPYRDPIGWELPFLQGWLMGQSHGGLPSMLPLNGDDINREQSARHIGSSILASHVSTHNLTMPGSISAPGVSGRSNLRHHFPHSHFSVSEPFEGAAPNAPNDRVDAQPIISRIQSKVTTSLAAATAAELPCTVKLRVWSHDIKNPCALLNAERCCLTIPHAVLCSEMGAHFSPCGRFLAACVACTFPHMEADPGYHTLIHQDPGAASSPTRHPVSAHQVIYELRIYSLEKATFGSVLVSRAIRAAHCLTSIQFSPTSEHILLAYGRRHGSLLKSIVIDGETTLPIYTVLEVYRVSDMELVGVLPSAEDEVNVACFHPIAGGGLVYGTKEGKLRVLQCDGGRVNCTKSNYFPEENMALVGQ; via the exons ATGAGGGGACGATCTCGACCGCACGATCAGACCCCGCTCTCATCCCTGCCATCCGATCGTTCACACCACAG TGGTAGAAATATTTTCTGTTTGATAAAGCTGAGAGAGATATCTCCTAGGACAAAGCATGTGCCAAAAAGGCAGTGGGGAGAAGCTTCTAAACCTGGGCCCAAAAGTGAAGCAGCCAGAGATCCAAGACGTGGTCTTCTCTCATG GGTTGAGGCAGAGACATTGCGCCATTTGTCTGCTAAGTACTGCCCGTTGGTGCCTCCTCCAAGATCAACTATTGCAGCAGCATTCAGTCATGATGGAAGAAAACTTGCTTCTACGCA TGGTGACCATACGGTAAAGATAATTGATTGTCAAACTGGAAGTTGCTTAAAGGTGTTAAGTGGTCATAGGAGGACTCCCTGGGTG GTTAGGTTCCATCCATTGCATCCAGAAATACTTGCAAGTGGGAGCTTAGATTATGAAGTTCGGTTATGGGATGCGAACACATCAGAGTGTATAGGATCGCGGGATTTCT ATCGTCCCATTGCATCCATTGCTTTCCATGCAAAAGGGGATATCCTTGCTGTTGCATCAGGCCACAAG TTATACATATGGCACTACAACAAGAAAGGAGAAGCTTCATCGCCGACCATTGTATTAAAGACAAGGCGTTCACTACGAGCAGTGCATTTTCACCCTCATGCCGCTCCATTTCTCTTAACTGCTGAG GTCAATGATCTTGACTCTTCAGATTCCTCAATGACATGCGCAACATCTTTGGGTTACTTGCGATATCCTCCTCCAGCTGTTTTTGTTGCAAATGTTCATTCCAATGAACGTGTTAGTTTGATTGCTGAACTACCTCTCATGTCCTTCCCTTTCTTGTTTGTGCCTTCGTTTGCCATAGATGACTCACAGATAGAATTGCAGCATGCTGGTTTGAGTAGCATGCAAGTGGAGCCTGCTGCTTCAATACAGCTTCAAATGGATGCAAATGAAGCACGGCATTATGATATTATGGCATCTCCTATGGAGACATTTCCTGCTATTCCTACTGGCTCACATAGTGGTATGGAAGATACTGCCAATAACCATTTCACTAGTGGAACAGGAAGTGGTGTTTATGACCCCACAGTCAATGCTATGGAAATTGATGAAATGCAGACTGTTGGGAGAAGCCAGCGTGGAAGCTCTCCTAACTTAGATACTGTTGGTGGTATCAATACTGCATTTTGTGGAGCACGTGGATATATTCCAACACGCTTGGATCTTGCTGAGTTTGGGAAATTTCATCAGTTTTTACCTTACAGAGACCCAATTGGGTGGGAGCTACCTTTTTTGCAAGGATGGTTAATGGGTCAAAGCCATGGTGGTCTTCCTTCAATGTTGCCGCTTAATGGTGATGATATTAATCGTGAGCAGTCAGCTCGACATATAGGTTCCTCCATCTTGGCATCTCATGTGTCGACTCATAATCTGACAATGCCAGGCAGCATCAGTGCACCTGGCGTTTCTGGAAGATCTAACTTGCGACATCATTTTCCACACTCTCACTTCTCTGTATCTGAACCTTTTGAGGGTGCTGCTCCTAATGCCCCAAATGATCGGGTTGATGCTCAACCCATTATTAGTAGAATCCAGTCGAAAGTCACTACCTCACTCGCTGCTGCAACTGCTGCAGAGCTACCTTGCACTGTGAAGCTAAGAGTATGGTCACATGATATAAAAAATCCTTGTGCCCTACTCAATGCTGAAAGATGCTGCTTAACCATACCCCATGCTGTCCTTTGTAG TGAAATGGGTGCCCATTTTTCACCTTGTGGGAGATTTTTAGCTGCCTGTGTTGCATGCACATTTCCCCATATGGAAGCTGATCCAGGTTATCACACTCTAATCCATCAAGATCCTGGGGCTGCGTCGTCCCCAACTCGACATCCAGTCTCAGCTCACCAAGTCATATACGAGCTCCGCATTTATTCCCTGGAGAAGGCAAC CTTCGGTTCAGTGCTTGTATCACGAGCGATACGAGCTGCTCATTGTTTGACTTCTATCCAG TTCTCACCGACATCTGAGCACATATTACTTGCCTATGGCCGACGGCATGGTTCTCTTCTTAAAAGCATTGTCATTGATGGGGAAACAACATTGCCTATCTACACAGTTCTAGAG GTTTACAGAGTTTCAGATATGGAGCTTGTGGGAGTGCTTCCAAGTGCTGAGGATGAGGTCAATGTCGCTTGCTTTCATCCAATTGCTGGGGGAGGTCTTGTTTATGGAACAAAG GAAGGGAAGCTTAGGGTTCTACAATGTGATGGTGGTCGTGTGAATTGCACCAAATCAAATTACTTTCCCGAGGAAAACATGGCTCTTGTAGGACAGTGA
- the LOC133857136 gene encoding uncharacterized protein LOC133857136 isoform X2 codes for MRGRSRPHDQTPLSSLPSDRSHHSGRNIFCLIKLREISPRTKHVPKRQWGEASKPGPKSEAARDPRRGLLSWVEAETLRHLSAKYCPLVPPPRSTIAAAFSHDGRKLASTHGDHTVKIIDCQTGSCLKVLSGHRRTPWVVRFHPLHPEILASGSLDYEVRLWDANTSECIGSRDFYRPIASIAFHAKGDILAVASGHKLYIWHYNKKGEASSPTIVLKTRRSLRAVHFHPHAAPFLLTAEVNDLDSSDSSMTCATSLGYLRYPPPAVFVANVHSNERHAGLSSMQVEPAASIQLQMDANEARHYDIMASPMETFPAIPTGSHSGMEDTANNHFTSGTGSGVYDPTVNAMEIDEMQTVGRSQRGSSPNLDTVGGINTAFCGARGYIPTRLDLAEFGKFHQFLPYRDPIGWELPFLQGWLMGQSHGGLPSMLPLNGDDINREQSARHIGSSILASHVSTHNLTMPGSISAPGVSGRSNLRHHFPHSHFSVSEPFEGAAPNAPNDRVDAQPIISRIQSKVTTSLAAATAAELPCTVKLRVWSHDIKNPCALLNAERCCLTIPHAVLCSEMGAHFSPCGRFLAACVACTFPHMEADPGYHTLIHQDPGAASSPTRHPVSAHQVIYELRIYSLEKATFGSVLVSRAIRAAHCLTSIQFSPTSEHILLAYGRRHGSLLKSIVIDGETTLPIYTVLEVYRVSDMELVGVLPSAEDEVNVACFHPIAGGGLVYGTKEGKLRVLQCDGGRVNCTKSNYFPEENMALVGQ; via the exons ATGAGGGGACGATCTCGACCGCACGATCAGACCCCGCTCTCATCCCTGCCATCCGATCGTTCACACCACAG TGGTAGAAATATTTTCTGTTTGATAAAGCTGAGAGAGATATCTCCTAGGACAAAGCATGTGCCAAAAAGGCAGTGGGGAGAAGCTTCTAAACCTGGGCCCAAAAGTGAAGCAGCCAGAGATCCAAGACGTGGTCTTCTCTCATG GGTTGAGGCAGAGACATTGCGCCATTTGTCTGCTAAGTACTGCCCGTTGGTGCCTCCTCCAAGATCAACTATTGCAGCAGCATTCAGTCATGATGGAAGAAAACTTGCTTCTACGCA TGGTGACCATACGGTAAAGATAATTGATTGTCAAACTGGAAGTTGCTTAAAGGTGTTAAGTGGTCATAGGAGGACTCCCTGGGTG GTTAGGTTCCATCCATTGCATCCAGAAATACTTGCAAGTGGGAGCTTAGATTATGAAGTTCGGTTATGGGATGCGAACACATCAGAGTGTATAGGATCGCGGGATTTCT ATCGTCCCATTGCATCCATTGCTTTCCATGCAAAAGGGGATATCCTTGCTGTTGCATCAGGCCACAAG TTATACATATGGCACTACAACAAGAAAGGAGAAGCTTCATCGCCGACCATTGTATTAAAGACAAGGCGTTCACTACGAGCAGTGCATTTTCACCCTCATGCCGCTCCATTTCTCTTAACTGCTGAG GTCAATGATCTTGACTCTTCAGATTCCTCAATGACATGCGCAACATCTTTGGGTTACTTGCGATATCCTCCTCCAGCTGTTTTTGTTGCAAATGTTCATTCCAATGAACGT CATGCTGGTTTGAGTAGCATGCAAGTGGAGCCTGCTGCTTCAATACAGCTTCAAATGGATGCAAATGAAGCACGGCATTATGATATTATGGCATCTCCTATGGAGACATTTCCTGCTATTCCTACTGGCTCACATAGTGGTATGGAAGATACTGCCAATAACCATTTCACTAGTGGAACAGGAAGTGGTGTTTATGACCCCACAGTCAATGCTATGGAAATTGATGAAATGCAGACTGTTGGGAGAAGCCAGCGTGGAAGCTCTCCTAACTTAGATACTGTTGGTGGTATCAATACTGCATTTTGTGGAGCACGTGGATATATTCCAACACGCTTGGATCTTGCTGAGTTTGGGAAATTTCATCAGTTTTTACCTTACAGAGACCCAATTGGGTGGGAGCTACCTTTTTTGCAAGGATGGTTAATGGGTCAAAGCCATGGTGGTCTTCCTTCAATGTTGCCGCTTAATGGTGATGATATTAATCGTGAGCAGTCAGCTCGACATATAGGTTCCTCCATCTTGGCATCTCATGTGTCGACTCATAATCTGACAATGCCAGGCAGCATCAGTGCACCTGGCGTTTCTGGAAGATCTAACTTGCGACATCATTTTCCACACTCTCACTTCTCTGTATCTGAACCTTTTGAGGGTGCTGCTCCTAATGCCCCAAATGATCGGGTTGATGCTCAACCCATTATTAGTAGAATCCAGTCGAAAGTCACTACCTCACTCGCTGCTGCAACTGCTGCAGAGCTACCTTGCACTGTGAAGCTAAGAGTATGGTCACATGATATAAAAAATCCTTGTGCCCTACTCAATGCTGAAAGATGCTGCTTAACCATACCCCATGCTGTCCTTTGTAG TGAAATGGGTGCCCATTTTTCACCTTGTGGGAGATTTTTAGCTGCCTGTGTTGCATGCACATTTCCCCATATGGAAGCTGATCCAGGTTATCACACTCTAATCCATCAAGATCCTGGGGCTGCGTCGTCCCCAACTCGACATCCAGTCTCAGCTCACCAAGTCATATACGAGCTCCGCATTTATTCCCTGGAGAAGGCAAC CTTCGGTTCAGTGCTTGTATCACGAGCGATACGAGCTGCTCATTGTTTGACTTCTATCCAG TTCTCACCGACATCTGAGCACATATTACTTGCCTATGGCCGACGGCATGGTTCTCTTCTTAAAAGCATTGTCATTGATGGGGAAACAACATTGCCTATCTACACAGTTCTAGAG GTTTACAGAGTTTCAGATATGGAGCTTGTGGGAGTGCTTCCAAGTGCTGAGGATGAGGTCAATGTCGCTTGCTTTCATCCAATTGCTGGGGGAGGTCTTGTTTATGGAACAAAG GAAGGGAAGCTTAGGGTTCTACAATGTGATGGTGGTCGTGTGAATTGCACCAAATCAAATTACTTTCCCGAGGAAAACATGGCTCTTGTAGGACAGTGA